A section of the Clostridium sp. TW13 genome encodes:
- a CDS encoding ABC transporter ATP-binding protein, which translates to MIKIDNLVVSYGGIEALKGISLEVPKGKIVTLVGANGAGKSTTLKSIVGLVKPKSGTINYEGIDLIKLSTESMVSKGIALVPEGRRVFADLTVLENLKIGAYTRKDAKGIAEDLEKIYTLFPRLKERTWQAAGTLSGGEQQMLAIGRALMSRPKLIMMDEPSLGLAPIIVKELFGIIKKINEEGMTVLLIEQNANAALKIADIGYIMETGKITLTGSGKELLNNDEIKKAYLGEQL; encoded by the coding sequence ATGATTAAGATAGATAATTTAGTAGTGTCCTACGGTGGAATTGAAGCTTTAAAGGGTATAAGCTTAGAAGTACCAAAAGGCAAGATAGTAACTTTAGTTGGTGCTAATGGGGCTGGAAAGAGTACTACATTAAAATCCATAGTGGGACTTGTTAAACCTAAGAGTGGTACCATAAATTATGAAGGTATAGATTTAATAAAATTAAGTACTGAAAGCATGGTAAGCAAGGGAATAGCTTTGGTTCCAGAAGGTAGAAGAGTTTTTGCAGACCTTACAGTACTTGAAAACTTAAAGATAGGTGCTTATACAAGAAAGGATGCAAAGGGAATAGCAGAAGATTTAGAAAAGATATACACTTTGTTTCCAAGATTAAAGGAAAGAACTTGGCAGGCAGCAGGTACTCTTTCAGGTGGAGAGCAGCAAATGCTTGCTATAGGAAGAGCGCTTATGTCAAGACCTAAGTTAATAATGATGGATGAACCTTCCTTAGGACTTGCACCTATAATAGTAAAAGAGTTGTTTGGAATTATTAAAAAGATAAATGAAGAAGGCATGACAGTTTTATTAATAGAACAAAATGCTAATGCAGCTCTAAAAATAGCTGATATAGGCTATATAATGGAAACTGGAAAAATAACTTTAACAGGTTCAGGTAAAGAACTTCTAAACAATGATGAGATTAAGAAGGCTTATCTTGGTGAACAATTATAA
- a CDS encoding ABC transporter ATP-binding protein: MALLNVENATMQFGGLTAVKDFNLKINQGEVVSLIGPNGAGKTTAFNMITNVYTPTKGKIIFNDIDVTGMRQDLITKTGIARTFQNIRLFKDLSVLDNVLIANHVHIKSNFLEAILKLPKYRREEKEMVKKSLDLLGELGLEDLKDEKASSLPYGKQRKLEIARALATNPKLLLLDEPAAGMNPTETDELTAFIKEIKDKFDLSIFMIEHHMNMVMSLSDRIQVFEYGITIAEGTPSEIQNDKKVIDAYLGVTEDD, from the coding sequence TATGCAATTTGGAGGTCTTACTGCAGTTAAAGACTTTAATCTTAAGATTAATCAAGGCGAAGTTGTTTCATTAATTGGACCAAATGGAGCTGGTAAAACTACAGCTTTTAACATGATAACCAATGTGTATACTCCAACCAAGGGAAAGATAATCTTTAATGATATAGATGTTACTGGAATGAGGCAAGACCTTATAACAAAAACAGGTATAGCAAGAACCTTTCAAAATATAAGACTATTCAAGGATTTAAGCGTGCTTGATAATGTATTAATTGCAAATCATGTTCACATTAAGTCTAATTTTCTAGAGGCTATACTTAAGTTACCAAAGTACAGAAGAGAAGAAAAAGAAATGGTTAAAAAATCTCTTGATTTACTTGGAGAATTAGGCTTGGAGGATTTAAAGGATGAAAAGGCAAGTTCACTGCCATATGGTAAGCAAAGAAAGCTTGAAATAGCAAGAGCGCTTGCAACAAATCCAAAGCTTCTTCTTCTTGATGAACCAGCAGCAGGTATGAATCCTACTGAAACAGATGAACTTACTGCTTTTATTAAAGAAATAAAGGATAAGTTTGATTTGAGTATATTCATGATAGAGCATCATATGAATATGGTTATGAGTTTATCTGATAGAATTCAAGTTTTTGAATATGGCATTACTATAGCTGAAGGTACGCCTTCTGAAATTCAAAATGATAAGAAGGTTATTGATGCATATTTGGGGGTAACTGAAGATGATTAA